Part of the Cloacibacterium caeni genome is shown below.
TGATTTCTATCTTTATAATCACAGATAATTTTTACATCATTATGAGCTTTTAGACCAAAGCTAATCAGTTTTTTGTAAGAATATTGCGTTTTTATTTCTTTACAAACTTGCTCATTATCACCATTATAGATAATAATTTCTGAATTTTTGAAAAGAATCAGTTTTTCTTTAATCAGCTGAAGTTCATTTTCGAAATTAGAAGAGTGCGCCGTTCCAATGTGAGTTAAAATTCCAATTTTAGGAGAAAAAATTTCTTCTAAAGTATTCATTTCTTGTGGTTTAGAAATTCCCACTTCGAAAATTCCTACTTGATGTTTCTCTGAAGTTTGTAACAGAGAAATCGGTAAACCAATCTGTGAGTTGAAACTTTTTGGGGATTTCACCGTTGGAAATTCATTCCATAAACATTGGTATAACCATTCTTTCACGATGGTTTTTCCGTTACTTCCCGTAATTCCTATGGTTTTAATAGGTTGATTTTCAATATGATAATGTGCTAAATCTTGTAGAAATTTTACAGAATTTTCTACAATAATCCATGTAATTCCTTCGTATTCTGAATAAAAATTTTCAGAAATAATGATTTTAATTCCTTTTTCTATCGCTTGTGCGATGTATTTCTCACCAGAATTTTTGGGAGTATTGATGGCGATAAAAGCAGTTTTGAGGGTAGAATAAATATTTCTGCTGTCAAAAGCAATATGATGAATTTGCAGATTTTTATTCCCAATGATTTGAGATTGAGTAATTTCTGCTATTTCTTTTGTGGTGTAATTCATTATTTTTTATTCAAAACTTCGTCTATGAAAATTCTTCTACTTACGGCTTCGTAACTATCGGTTTCCCCAAGTTGTACCAAGTCTTTGCTGCTAGAAGTTCTCATAGAATAGTTGGCCAAGTTTCCTGTGGTTTTACAAATCGCGTGTACTTTTGTCACGTATTCTGCGGTTGCCATTAAAAAAGGCATTGGTCCGAAAGGTCTTCCTAAGAAATCCATATCTAGACCAGCAATTACTACTCGTATTCCGTTATTAGCCAATTGATTAGCTACTTCTACAATTCCATCATCGAAAAACTGTGCTTCATCTATTCCTACCACATCACAAGTAGAACCCAGTAGTAAAATTTCGTTTGAACTTTCTACAGGAGTACTTCTAATTTTGTTGTGATTATGTGAAACAACTTCTTCCTCATCATAGCGAGTATCTATTTTCGGTTTGAAAATTTCTACTTTTTGTCCAGCCATTTCAGCTCTGCGCAATCTGCGAATCAGTTCTTCGGTTTTCCCCGAAAACATTGAGCCACAAATTACTTCCATCCATCCACTTTGTTTTGCGTGGTTTATTGTATTTTCTAAAAACATTGTCTAAATTAGCAGATATAAATAAGTTTCAAATTTACGCAAAAATTAAAAGATTTGCCATGCAAAAATTACAAGAAACACAAGAAAGATTATTCGCTGAAATTAAAGAATTGATTTCAAAGATTTCATCTTTTTCAAATGAAGAAGATTTTATAGCAGAAGTAGGAGTTTTCACAGAACTTCAGGAAAAAGTTATTTCCTTTAAAAATTATTCAGAGATGCTTTCTGTTATTCGTGCCGAAGAAAATGTAGAACAAGATATTGAAAGACAGGTGATAAACTTTGAAATTGATACTAAAAAATTAGATGATTTCAGTCAACCAGTTGTAGATATTGAAGAAGAATTAGAAGAGGAACCTTTAGTTGGAGAAAATGCAGTGGCAGAAAAACTTGACGAAGAATATTTCATTGAAAAAGAACAGAATATCAATGAATTAGCTGAAAATATAGAAAAAGAAAAAGAGCAAGAAATTTCTGAAATTACTTTGGCTAAAGAAGAAATGGAGAAAAAAGATGAAGAAGAAAGGCTTCATGAAGAAAGAAGAAAAATTATAGATATTCCTGCTCCTGTTCATCATCACGAAGAAAAACTTGAGCCAACTTCAGAAGAAAAACCTGGGAGCCAAGAAGAATCTCATCACGGAACCAAGGAACATCATGAGAAAAAATTCAAATTGGCGCACATTAAAGGACTGAAAGCAACTGTTCAAAGCCTTTTTGATGATGATCCTTTAGAACATATTCAAGAAAAAATAGACGTTACTCACCTTCCAGAAGAGAAAAAAGCACCAAGTTTACTAAAATCTAATCTTCCTACAGATTCTATGGAAGCAGAAAAAACACTTCCAGATTTTAAATTAGATATTAATGACAGAATTGCTTTTACAAAGGTTCTTTTTAACGGAAGTCAGGTAGAACTGAATCAAGTGGTGAATCGTCTGAATTCTTATACTACTCTAGAACAAGCAAAAGAATATCTCAGCGAAGTTTATTATGAAAAAGGCTGGGAAAAAGTAGATGAATACGCACAGAGATTGTGGAGCTTAGTAGAAAATAAATTTATGTAAAATTGGTTGTCTGTTGAAGGTTGTTAGTTGATAGAAGAATTCCAACAACCATCAACCATTAACCATCAACTAAAAAATAATGAATATTTCAGATTTTAAAAATCCTTTTTTCATAGGAGTTGCAGGAGTTGGGATGAGTGCAATTGCTCAATACTTGCAGGGAATTGGCAAAAATGTATCGGGAAGCGACCGATATTTTCATCCTGATGAATACAATAAAACCAAGGAACAACTTGAAAATGAAGGCATAAAGTGTTTTCTACAAGACGGAAGTGGAATTACCGCAGAAACAGATTTAGTAGTAGTTTCCACCGCAATTGAAGACACCGTTTACGAAGTAAAAAAAGCCAAAGAACTCGGAATTCCGATTATTAAAAGAAGCCAACTTCTCGCGATGATTGCGAAAAGTAAAAAAACGGTTGCAGTTGCGGGAACTTCTGGAAAATCAACTACTTCGGCAATGCTTTTTCAAATTTTGTTAGATGCAGGTTTGGAACCGTCTATTATTTCTGGAGCGGGTTTAACAAGTATTATCAAACAAGGAAAAATTGGTAATGCTTACGTTGGGAAAGGAGATTGGCTCATTATAGAAGCGGATGAAAGCGATGGTTCGGTTGTTCAATATGAACCAGAAATCGGACTTTTACTTAATGTAGATAAAGACCATCAAGAAATAGAAGAGTTAATGGATTTATTTACAACTTTTAAAAAGAACAGTCAAAGACTGTTTGTTGTAAATCAATCGAATGCATTGGCCAAAACATTGTCGGCGAATATAAAAAATGATTTCGGTTTTGAAACTGAAGCTGGTTTTGCTGCTAAAAACTTCAAACAAGAAGGGTTTAAATTAAGTTTTGAAATTGACAATCAAGAATTTACAATGAACGCAATAGGACAGCACACCGTAGAAAATGCTACGGCTGCAGTTGCGGTGGCCAATCAAATTGATGTAGATTTAAAAACTTGCGCCGAAAGTTTATCAAAATACGAAGGAATTTACAGGCGTCATCAAATTCTCGGACAAAAAAATGGAGTTTGGGTAATAGATGATTACGCGCACAATCCTGCGAAATGTGCCGCTTCAATTAAAGCTTGCCAACCTTTGGCTGAAAAAGTAGTGGCTTGGTTTCAACCTCATGGTTATGGGCCAACAAGATTTTTGAGAAATGATTTTGTGGAAGAAATTTCGGCTTCACTTCGTGAAAATGATGAAATTTGGATGAGCGAAATTTTCTATGCTGGCGGAACTGCTGTGAAAGATATTTCTGCGAATGATTTAATTGAAGACATAAAAGCGAAAGGCAAAAAGGCGTATTTCGTGGAAGATAGAAACCAGTTTTTAGAAATGGTAAGACCTTCATTATCAGAAAATTCGGTTTTACTATTGATGGGAGCGAGAGATCCTAGCTTGGAGGAGTTTTGTAAAGATTTGTATGAGAAATTGTAATTGGTCTAAGATTAAAATCTCAGACTAATATTTCGTTCGTCGCTCTGCGACTTTGTAAATTTAAGAGAGTTTCAGAGGAACGAACGATTTGACAATCTATGAATTCATTCATAGAGGATAATAAAACTAATAACGATGCCAAATACCTACGTAAAACTATACGTGCAAACTGTTTTTGCAGTAAAATATAGAAATGCTCTCATTAAGGAATGTTTCAGAAAAGAATTATTTGCAGTTATTGGAAATTTGATAAATGAAACAGGTTGTCAAACAATTATTGCAAATGGAGTTGAAGACCATGTTCATTGTTTCTTTACGTTGAAAACTACACTTTCACTTTCAGAAGTGATGAAAAGTGTGAAAGCAAAATCATCAAAATGGGTTAATGAAAATCAATTTTTAGAGGAAAGATTTGAATGGCAAAGAGGTTTTGGAGGTTTTAGTTATAATCAAAGTTCTATACCTAATGTATATAAATATATAGAAAATCAAGAAATTCATCATAATCAAGAGGATTTTAAAAATGAATATTTAAAACTTTTACAGAAATTTGAGGTGGAGTATGATGAAAATTATTGGTTTGAAGATTTAATTTAAATTTGTCTAAGATTAAAATCTCAGACTTTAATTTCGTTCGTCGCTCTGCGACTTTGTAGATTTAAGAGAGTTCCGGAGGAACGAACGATTTTAGAACCTATGAATTCATAGAAAAAAACAAACATAGCTTTTATAGTGAGTTCCGTAGGAACGACCGATATTAAAAGTTATGAATTTATTCATAATGAGCGGAATCCTATATTTTGTTCCAACACCGATTGGAAACCTAGAAGATATGACTTTCAGAGCGATAAAAGTGCTGAAAGAAGTAGATTATATCCTTTGTGAAGACACCAGAACTTCGGGAATTTTGTTAAAGCACTACGAAATTTCTAAACCTCTAAAATCGTATCATCTTCATAATGAACATACAGCAACTGAAAAAGTAATTGCAGATTTAAAATCTGGACAAAACATTGCCATTATTACCGATGCAGGAACTCCTGGAATTTCAGATCCTGGATATTTGCTCGGAAAAGCTTGTGCAGATGAAGATTTGGAGATGATTTGTTTGCCGGGAGCAACTGCTTTTGTTCCAGCTTTGGTGGTTTCGGGTTTACCGAATCACGATTTTTATTTCGCAGGGTTTTTACCTCAAAAAAAAGGCAGACAAACCAAACTGAAACAACTCGCGGAAGAGAAAAAAACCATCGTTTTATACGAAAGTCCGCATAAAATTAATACTACTTTAGAACAGATTAAAGAATTTTTCGGAGAAAATACCAAAGTAAGTTTAAGCCGAGAAATCTCTAAAAAATTCGAGGAAACCAAGCGCGGAACCATTGACGAACTCATTGCTTTTTCTAAAAGTAAAACACTGAAAGGCGAAATAGTTTTGATTGTGAATAATGCATTTTAAAAATATTGCTTTAACAACAGTAATTTTCTGTGCATTTCTGTGTAATCTGTGAGAAAAATAAAGAATGAAACCCACCGTAGAAGAACTTATTGCCAAAAATAAAAATTGGAAAGAAGAACTCACAAAACTTCGTTCCATTGTTTTGGATTGTGGTTTAACGGAGGAGGTAAAATGGTATCAACCGTGTTATTCTTTTAATGGAAGCAATCTCATTATTTTGGGGAGTTTCAAAGACTTTTGTACATTGAGTTTTTTCAAAGGAGTTTTGCTGAAAGACGAACATAAAATCTTAGAATTTGCAGGTCAAAACACACAATCAGCAAAAATCGTAAAGTTTACTAATCTACATCAAATCAATGAATTAGAATCTATTTTGAAAGACTACATCAAAGAAATGATTGCCCTCGAAAAATCTGGCGCAAAAGTTACTTTCAAAACAATATAGAACAAAAATTACCCGAAGAATTAGAAGAAATTTTTAGCCAAGATAAACATTTTGAAAAGGCGTTTAAATCTTTAACTCCTGGTAGACAACGCGCATATTTACTGCATTTTTCTTCAGCAAAACAATCGGCGACTAGAATTTCAAGAATAGAAAAACTAAAACCAAAAATATTTGAGGGAAAAGGGTTAAACGATTAGTCAATAACGCAATTTAAAGTCTTATCATTATGCAGTAATACAGAATGAATAAATTCTCTTACATTTGCAGAAATTCATATTGAAATATTAAACTTGATATAAAATGAATTGAGCGAAAGCGAAATCCATAGCACAAATTAAAAAAATAAACAATTGTTATGAAACTACTTGAAGGAAAGGTGGCTCTTATTACAGGGGGAACTCGCGGAATCGGAAAAGGAATTGTAGAAGTTTTTGCAGCACAAGGTGCGAAAGTGGCTTTTACATATGCTGGTTCTGTAGAAAAAGCACAAGAATTAGAAAAATCATTAAGTTCTGTTACCCAAATCAAAGGTTATCAATCAGATGCTTCAGACCACGAAGCAGCTCAAAAATTGGTAGATGATGTAATGGCAGAATTTGGGAAAATCGATATTTTAATCAATAACGCTGGAATTACCAGAGATAATTTGATGCTGAGAATGTCAAAAGAAGATTGGGATACGATTATCAAAGTAAATCTAGATTCTGTTTTCAACTTGACAAAAGCGGTAATTAAACCTATGATGAAAGCAAGAAGCGGTTCTATTATTAACATGACTTCTGTAGTTGGGGTAAAAGGAAACGCAGGACAAGCGAATTATGCAGCTTCTAAAGCTGGTGTAATTGGTTTTACTAAATCTGTAGCTTTGGAATTGGGTTCTAGAAATATCAGATGTAATGCGATTGCGCCAGGATTTATAGAAACTGAAATGACTGCCGTTCTAGACGAGAAAACCGTACAAGGATGGAGAGATGCCATTCCATTGAAACGCGGTGGAACTCCAGAAGATGTAGCAAACGCTTGTGTATTCTTCGGAAGCGAAATGTCTGCCTATGTTACAGGTCAAGTCATGAATGTAGACGGCGGAATGCTTACTTAAAATATTGATAATCAATAAATAAACATAAAAAGGCTTCTTCGGAAGTCTTTTCATTTTTAAAGCCTTAAAACGCAAAGCAAATTAGATTAAAACGATAAAAAGGAAGCAAAGATTGAATCAACAAGTTGATTTCCATAAGCTTTTACCATTCGCTAGCGAATGAACTTTGCTTTCTTAGAAACGTTAGGATAGATGATATTCTTTGCGTTAAAAAAATAAATAAAATGAAAGAAATAAATATCAACGGAACCATTTACCAAAATCCGCTTTTAGTTTTTGCTTTAGAAGTAGAAGCGCAAGAAGAGTTTAATGATTTTCAGAAAATTTTTACTGGAGTAGGGAAGATTAATGCAGCATATCATCTTTTTAAAGGTATAGAAAAGTATAATCCCGATATTATCATTAATCTGGGAACCGCAGGAAGCACGGCTTTTAACAAGGGAAATGTGGTGTGTTGTACCCAGTTTATCCAAAGAGATATGGATGTGATGGCACTCGGTTTTCAAAAATTTGAAACGCCATTTGCAAATGGTGAGATTATTCTAGAACACGGCATCGCTTTACAAGATGTTCCGAATGGAATTTGCGGAAGCGGAGACCAATTCGAAATGGAACACAATAATACAGAATACAACGTGATAGAAATGGAAGCTTTTGCTTTGGCTAAAGTGTGCAAAGAAGAAAAATTACCATTTTTGTGTCTTAAATATATTTCTGATGGAGCAGATGGAAACGCAGTAGACGATTGGAGTACTGAAGTAAAAAAAGCAGCGCAAAAACTGAGAGAAACCCTTCTAAAATAGAAAATCCTCGAGTAATTCGAGGATTAAGCCATTATAATTCAAAGAATTATATTTTATTGGAGCACTTGTGTTTTCGGGTGCAAATATAAAAATAATATTTTATATCTCCAAAAAAAATTGATTAGAAATCCTTTGATTTACAGTAGTTTAGATAATAATTACCATTTCAATTAGCTATTGCAAATAAAATAATTGCATTAGCGTAAATAAAAAGTTTTTTTATCTAAGCTATTCGTTTCCAAATACTTCATTATGCTGTTCTTGCACTCTGATAAAGGTTGTTCTTTTTGATAATTCTTTCAGTTGAGAAGCGCCAACATACGTACAAGTAGAGCGTACTCCGCCTAAAATATCTTTCACCGTTTCGGCAACTGGTCCTTTGTATTTTACCTTTACAGTTTTCCCTTCAGAAGCGCGATATTCTGCAACGCCACCACTGTGTTTTTCCATGGCTGTTTTAGAACTCATTCCGTAAAATAATCTGAATTTTTTACCGTTTTCTTCTACCATTTCACCGCCACTTTCGTCGTGACCAGCAAACATTCCGCCCAGCATTACAAAATCTGCGCCGCCACCAAAAGCTTTGGCTACATCTCCCGGAACTTTGCAACCACCATCACCGATGATATGTCCACCTAAACCATGCGCTGCATCTGCACATTCTATAATCGCCGAAAGCTGAGGATAACCCACTCCAGTTTTCACTCTAGTTGTACACACAGAACCAGGGCCAATTCCTACTTTTATAATATCTGCACCAGCTAAAATGAGTTCTTCTACCATTTCGCCAGTCACCACATTTCCTGCGATGATGGTTTTATCTGGAAAATCTGCGCGAACTTTTTTCACAAAATTTACAAAATGTTCAGAATAACCATTGGCTACATCGATGCAGATGAAATTTATCTTTGGGAATTTACTGATGATTTCTTTAATTTTTTCTTCGTCACTGCTTCCTGTTCCAGAACTGATGGCGATGTATTGGTAAATGCTTTCTGGAGAATTTTCTAGAAAAGCCGACCATTCTTCTAACGTGTAATGCTTATGAATGGCGGTAATGATTTTTTCTTCTGCAAGAGCCGTTGCCATTTCAAAAGTTCCTACCGTATCCATATTGGCAGCGATAATGGGAACACCACGCCAAGTTTTTTTAGAATTTCTAAAGATAAATTCTCTCTCCAGACTTACTTGTGAACGAGATTTAAGAGTAGAACGTTTTGGGCGAAACATCACGTCTTTGAAGCCCAATTTTATATCATATTCTATGCGCATTTGGTAAAATTATTTTGTTAAAAATAAGAAATTTTTGGATTTCTTCAGCAGAAAAATTCGACAAATGTATAATTCAAAATGATTTAGAAAGCAGAGCAATTCTCTGGAGTTTCATACGGGTCAAAGTTGACTCAAGTTTTACGTTTGTTCGTGGTTTGTTCGTAATTTAGGGTACTTTTCCGAGGCTGATTCGAAGGAAACACGAACAAACCACGAGCAAACCCCAAGCAAAACTCCTATTTGACTGCTAGAAAACTCAAAGGATTATCCATAAAAAAAAATCCGCTTTTTGCGGATTTTAGGGTTTATTTTTTTATTGTAGTCACGGATTAGAAATCCGAGAGATCGGGTTGTGCAAAAGTTACCTTTTATCAATAGTGGCTGCTTAGTGTTTTTTGACTTTGTGCGCTTGGAAAAATACAAATGTGTAGGATTAGTCTTTCACAGCAAAACGTATTTTGTAAAGATGTAATAATGATGCTTTAATTGCGTCATAATGTTCGGCTATCCCAAAAATTTCCAA
Proteins encoded:
- a CDS encoding DUF1801 domain-containing protein, encoding MKPTVEELIAKNKNWKEELTKLRSIVLDCGLTEEVKWYQPCYSFNGSNLIILGSFKDFCTLSFFKGVLLKDEHKILEFAGQNTQSAKIVKFTNLHQINELESILKDYIKEMIALEKSGAKVTFKTI
- the tnpA gene encoding IS200/IS605 family transposase; this translates as MPNTYVKLYVQTVFAVKYRNALIKECFRKELFAVIGNLINETGCQTIIANGVEDHVHCFFTLKTTLSLSEVMKSVKAKSSKWVNENQFLEERFEWQRGFGGFSYNQSSIPNVYKYIENQEIHHNQEDFKNEYLKLLQKFEVEYDENYWFEDLI
- a CDS encoding thymidine kinase, translated to MFLENTINHAKQSGWMEVICGSMFSGKTEELIRRLRRAEMAGQKVEIFKPKIDTRYDEEEVVSHNHNKIRSTPVESSNEILLLGSTCDVVGIDEAQFFDDGIVEVANQLANNGIRVVIAGLDMDFLGRPFGPMPFLMATAEYVTKVHAICKTTGNLANYSMRTSSSKDLVQLGETDSYEAVSRRIFIDEVLNKK
- a CDS encoding UDP-N-acetylmuramate--L-alanine ligase, producing MNISDFKNPFFIGVAGVGMSAIAQYLQGIGKNVSGSDRYFHPDEYNKTKEQLENEGIKCFLQDGSGITAETDLVVVSTAIEDTVYEVKKAKELGIPIIKRSQLLAMIAKSKKTVAVAGTSGKSTTSAMLFQILLDAGLEPSIISGAGLTSIIKQGKIGNAYVGKGDWLIIEADESDGSVVQYEPEIGLLLNVDKDHQEIEELMDLFTTFKKNSQRLFVVNQSNALAKTLSANIKNDFGFETEAGFAAKNFKQEGFKLSFEIDNQEFTMNAIGQHTVENATAAVAVANQIDVDLKTCAESLSKYEGIYRRHQILGQKNGVWVIDDYAHNPAKCAASIKACQPLAEKVVAWFQPHGYGPTRFLRNDFVEEISASLRENDEIWMSEIFYAGGTAVKDISANDLIEDIKAKGKKAYFVEDRNQFLEMVRPSLSENSVLLLMGARDPSLEEFCKDLYEKL
- the guaC gene encoding GMP reductase is translated as MRIEYDIKLGFKDVMFRPKRSTLKSRSQVSLEREFIFRNSKKTWRGVPIIAANMDTVGTFEMATALAEEKIITAIHKHYTLEEWSAFLENSPESIYQYIAISSGTGSSDEEKIKEIISKFPKINFICIDVANGYSEHFVNFVKKVRADFPDKTIIAGNVVTGEMVEELILAGADIIKVGIGPGSVCTTRVKTGVGYPQLSAIIECADAAHGLGGHIIGDGGCKVPGDVAKAFGGGADFVMLGGMFAGHDESGGEMVEENGKKFRLFYGMSSKTAMEKHSGGVAEYRASEGKTVKVKYKGPVAETVKDILGGVRSTCTYVGASQLKELSKRTTFIRVQEQHNEVFGNE
- the rsmI gene encoding 16S rRNA (cytidine(1402)-2'-O)-methyltransferase, producing MSGILYFVPTPIGNLEDMTFRAIKVLKEVDYILCEDTRTSGILLKHYEISKPLKSYHLHNEHTATEKVIADLKSGQNIAIITDAGTPGISDPGYLLGKACADEDLEMICLPGATAFVPALVVSGLPNHDFYFAGFLPQKKGRQTKLKQLAEEKKTIVLYESPHKINTTLEQIKEFFGENTKVSLSREISKKFEETKRGTIDELIAFSKSKTLKGEIVLIVNNAF
- a CDS encoding YdeI/OmpD-associated family protein; this encodes MFSQDKHFEKAFKSLTPGRQRAYLLHFSSAKQSATRISRIEKLKPKIFEGKGLND
- a CDS encoding 5'-methylthioadenosine/S-adenosylhomocysteine nucleosidase family protein → MKEININGTIYQNPLLVFALEVEAQEEFNDFQKIFTGVGKINAAYHLFKGIEKYNPDIIINLGTAGSTAFNKGNVVCCTQFIQRDMDVMALGFQKFETPFANGEIILEHGIALQDVPNGICGSGDQFEMEHNNTEYNVIEMEAFALAKVCKEEKLPFLCLKYISDGADGNAVDDWSTEVKKAAQKLRETLLK
- the fabG gene encoding 3-oxoacyl-[acyl-carrier-protein] reductase; translation: MKLLEGKVALITGGTRGIGKGIVEVFAAQGAKVAFTYAGSVEKAQELEKSLSSVTQIKGYQSDASDHEAAQKLVDDVMAEFGKIDILINNAGITRDNLMLRMSKEDWDTIIKVNLDSVFNLTKAVIKPMMKARSGSIINMTSVVGVKGNAGQANYAASKAGVIGFTKSVALELGSRNIRCNAIAPGFIETEMTAVLDEKTVQGWRDAIPLKRGGTPEDVANACVFFGSEMSAYVTGQVMNVDGGMLT